From one Triticum aestivum cultivar Chinese Spring chromosome 4B, IWGSC CS RefSeq v2.1, whole genome shotgun sequence genomic stretch:
- the LOC123093226 gene encoding serine/threonine-protein kinase EDR1: protein MKNLFKSKIKWQHRSNDPASSSQPQSSATSPASSPSGTAPAPALSSAAATPTASAPVATTPMAGVGGGGGGAAGGDDYMYSEEEFQMQLAMALSASNSDCAGDRDRDQIRDAKLMSLGGGDRFAAGRDDGHTADSLSRRYWDYNCLDYHEKVVDGFYDIFDPSMESSRQGKMPSLEDLQTGIGDLGFEVIVINRAVDTALQEMEQVAQCILLDFPVANITLLVQRIADLVTDNLGGPVKDANAMLARWLETSTQLRTSLHTSLLPIGCIKLGLSRHRALLFKILADSVGIPCKLVKGSNYTGDEDDAVNIIKVDKEREFLVDLMAAPGALIPADVLSWKGSSSNSNHKLGQKSGLNQMAGSSSTIYPTLGANALPLEHKGNQLPLLNSGDWISASQSGYEKEAAITHSQTSSSGTPSVTAADVFDGSWTLVPHAQSDEPSTSAGTSSQHKVVPPGGEHPGTGNIKLSPGHQENTESNNLFAELNPFGRIEPKKASVPFNGPDNRNNELQRRRENVVPSTGRPQQRLVMKNWSPYNDVSNNKQYNYVQDSFARRNVGDNVVSSPQVPRSAANNINLNIGARNDGSHAVSAHNNDSFMAGSSAMKMPSVAEIGKAAEMAMRGDLSKGPTGSRLEDQPPFGRHKWGDSTERRVPTNSVQNQAKERETNFDGKQDHKKLPPDPKKSPLDRFMDVSMPSRNSESVSPSSARSHRLDCVFDDVSECEILWEDLVIGERIGLGSYGEVYRADWNGTEVAVKKFLDQDFYGDALDEFRSEVRIMRRLRHPNIVLFMGAVTRPPNLSIVSEYLPRGSLYKILHRPGCQIDEKRRIKMAIDVAKGMNCLHTSVPTIVHRDLKSPNLLVDNNWNVKVCDFGLSRLKHSTFLSSKSTAGTPEWMAPEVLRNEQSNEKCDVYSFGVILWELATLRMPWGGMNPMQVVGAVGFQDRRLDIPKEIDPLVARIIWECWQKDPNLRPSFAQLTTALKTVQRLVGPSPPETQSPPVPQEIWVNSSTP, encoded by the exons ATGAAGAACCTGTTCAAGAGCAAGATCAAGTGGCAGCACCGGTCCAACGACCCCGCCTCCTCGTCGCAGCCGCAGTCGTCGGCGACCTCGCCGGCGAGCTCCCCGTCGGGGACGGCTCCGGCGCCCGCGTTGTCCTCCGCCGCGGCGACGCCGACGGCCTCCGCCCCGGTGGCGACGACGCCCATGGCGGGGGTTGGTGGTGGAGGGGGAGGCGCAGCGGGCGGGGACGACTACATGTACTCGGAGGAGGAGTTCCAGATGCAGCTGGCCATGGCGCTGTCGGCGTCCAACAGCGACTGCGCGGGGGACCGGGACAGGGACCAGATCAGGGACGCCAAGCTCATGAGCCTCGGCGGGGGCGACCGCTTCGCCGCCGGCCGGGACGACGGCCACACCGCCGACTCGCTCTCCCGCCGATACTGG GACTACAACTGCCTCGATTATCATGAGAAAGTTGTCGATGGTTTCTACGACATATTTGACCCCTCCATGGAGTCCTCTAGGCAGGGGAAGATGCCATCACTAGAAGACCTTCAAACAGGCATTGGGGACCTGGGCTTTGAAGTCATCGTAATCAACCGTGCAGTTGATACTGCCTTGCAGGAGATGGAGCAAGTGGCGCAATGCATCTTGTTGGACTTCCCTGTTGCAAATATTACACTCCTAGTGCAAAGGATAGCTGATCTTGTTACAGATAATCTAGGTGGACCTGTGAAAGATGCAAATGCTATGCTTGCAAGGTGGTTGGAGACAAGTACTCAGCTGAGAACCTCACTACATACTAGCTTGCTGCCAATTGGCTGCATTAAATTAGGGTTGTCTCGTCACCGTGCCCTACTTTTCAAG attcttgctgataGTGTTGGCATTCCATGCAAACTTGTCAAAGGGAGTAATTACACTGGTGATGAGGATGATGCTGTTAACATAATAAAGGTGGACAAAGAAAG GGAGTTTTTGGTAGATCTGATGGCTGCTCCTGGTGCTCTTATTCCAGCAGATGTCTTAAGTTGGAAGGGCAGTTCGTCAAATTCTAACCATAAACTTGGCCAGAAATCTGGACTGAATCAAATGGCTGGGTCATCAAGTACCATTTATCCTACTCTGGGTGCCAATGCATTGCCACTTGAACATAAAGGTAACCAGCTACCTTTGTTAAACAGCGGTGATTGGATATCGGCCAGTCAATCTGGATACGAGAAAGAGGCGGCCATAACACATTCACAAACCTCTTCCAGTGGTACACCATCTGTTACTGCTGCAGATGTTTTTGATGGTTCTTGGACATTAGTTCCTCATGCGCAATCGGACGAGCCGTCTACTTCTGCTGGTACATCGTCACAGCATAAAGTTGTACCCCCAGGTGGAGAACATCCTGGGACCGGGAATATAAAACTAAGCCCAGGTCACCAGGAAAATACAGAGTCCAATAACCTATTTGCTGAGCTTAATCCTTTTGGGCGTATTGAGCCAAAGAAAGCTTCAGTACCATTCAACGGGCCAGATAATAGAAACAACGAGTTACAAAGGCGTAGAGAAAATGTAGTCCCTAGCACTGGAAGGCCACAGCAAAGATTGGTTATGAAAAACTGGTCCCCTTACAATGATGTTTCCAACAACAAGCAGTACAACTATGTTCAGGACTCATTTGCACGTAGAAATGTTGGTGATAATGTTGTATCATCGCCGCAGGTGCCACGATCTGCTGCAAATAATATTAATCTTAATATTGGAGCACGCAATGATGGATCACATGCAGTGTCAGCTCACAATAATGACAGTTTTATGGCTGGTTCCTCTGCCATGAAGATGCCTTCTGTAGCTGAGATTGGGAAGGCTGCTGAAATGGCTATGCGTGGTGATTTGAGCAAAGGTCCTACAGGTTCTAGACTGGAGGATCAACCACCATTTGGAAGACACAAATGGGGTGATTCTACTGAACGAAGGGTTCCGACTAATTCAGTTCAGAACCAAGCAAAAGAACGTGAAACTAACTTCGACGGAAAGCAAGACCATAAGAAGTTGCCTCCTGATCCAAAGAAATCTCCACTTGACAGATTCATGGACGTGTCGATGCCATCAAGAAATTCAGAATCTGTTTCACCATCCTCTGCCAGGTCACACAGGCTTGATTGCGTGTTCGATGATGTTTCTGAATGTGAAATTCTCTGGGAAGATCTTGTGATTGGTGAACGGATTGGCTTAG GTTCATATGGTGAGGTATACCGTGCTGATTGGAATGGAACA GAAGTAGCTGTGAAGAAATTCTTGGATCAAGATTTCTATGGCGATGCTTTGGATGAATTTCGAAGTGAA GTGCGGATTATGCGTCGACTGCGTCATCCAAATATCGTTCTCTTTATGGGTGCTGTTACACGCCCTCCAAACTTATCTATTGTATCTGAGTATCTTCCAAG GGGAAGTTTATATAAGATCCTTCACCGTCCTGGCTGCCAAATTGACGAGAAGCGTAGGATTAAGATGGCCATTGATGTG GCCAAGGGCATGAATTGCCTGCACACTAGTGTACCAACAATTGTTCACCGGGATCTTAAATCACCTAACTTGCTGGTCGACAATAATTGGAATGTCAAG GTTTGTGATTTTGGACTTTCACGCTTGAAGCACAGCACATTTTTATCATCCAAATCAACTGCTGGAACT CCTGAGTGGATGGCACCTGAGGTCTTGCGGAATGAGCAGTCAAATGAAAA GTGCGATGTCTACAGCTTTGGCGTCATCTTGTGGGAGCTGGCAACACTAAGAATGCCGTGGGGTGGGATGAACCCGATGCAAGTCGTGGGAGCGGTTGGCTTCCAGGACCGAAGGCTTGATATCCCCAAGGAAATCGATCCTCTAGTCGCTAGGATCATATGGGAGTGCTGGCAGAA GGATCCGAATCTGCGCCCTTCATTTGCGCAGTTAACAACTGCTCTGAAGACGGTCCAAAGGCTTGTCGGCCCCTCTCCTCCGGAGACGCAGAGCCCCCCTGTGCCCCAAGAGATCTGGGTGAACTCCTCTACCCCATGA